ATATAATACTGTAATTACAAGTTCCTGCATGTAAACCAAACAAAAATTTTTACTTCCTGGAAACTTAAAAAAGTTAGGAAATATAACTTACTATGGGAAGTCAATTTCGTTGTATACCAAATAAGCACTATATATATGTACAGGCAACACGTTTCCATGTATGCAGGTTTTTTGTTTTTCTTGCACAGTCATCATACATTGTGTGGATTAACGTGATAAGGGCATCTTTATGAATGGAAGTTGGGACCATGAATAAATGGACCACACATTGTAAAGCCACGATCACCTTGTCCCGCCTTTGGGACCAAAAAACCCAATACTAGGGTGCACATGAAAAGACAAATCAACACAAAAACTGAACGCAGTTATACGCACCAATCTATTTTAGAATTGACATCCAGTGAAAATGTTGATTCAATAGGTGTCATAGCCTCCTCTGCAGTCTGCAGACATCTCAAAAACATCAATCACGAATAGTGCCATCAAAAACACGCAACAAACACATTTCAATAGATCTGCAGATGTTGAATCATCTTCAAAACAGCGTGAACAAGCCTTTTAAAAGTAATTAGGAATCCTATAATTCAAGAATAACTATGTAAAATTGGTAAATTTTGTTTTTAATCAGGCCTCTTATTTATACAAAGCAACATTAATTAGGAAAAAAAAACTTTTTCCCTCCCTAGTTTCTTTCTATAGCTACTAGGTTTCTAAAGTGAAACAATAAAGGCTTTGGTAGACTAAAATTGATTTCAAGAACAATTTAAAAATGCATTTTTTTAGATGCTGCTTATTTTAACAAAAATCGCTGCCATGATAGTCCAGACCCTATTAGTGGGATATACCAGGTATGTTTGGTTAGGCATCATGATATACGGTCTGCCTTTTATATATAATTCCCAAGAAAAGGCTATTTAGTTTCCAATACTTCCAAATACAGACGCAAAAAGTATTTGAGATAACTATCTTACAGAACACATACCTTCAATGTTAAATCAAGTGCTCCACTTATGATAGTAGTCTCGTCGTGCGTAAGTTCACCACCTTTACCAGCCTATGATAAGATAACATGAACCAGTCTGTTATGACAAAATATTTGACAGTAGACTGATGCTACATTCTTTTACATATTCTCCCATAGTTATGAATATGATAAAATACTATTTATTTGTCGGATACTATTGTAGACTTGCAGTTTATAAACCAAGCACGTAACATGTTGCAGCTTGCTCTACTTACCGCTTGGCCATGGATAGAGACAAGGGCTTTCAGTTGTGCACGCCTAAACAAAGCATCATTATGCCCCAACACAGCATCTAAAACCTGAAAACATCAGTAAGTACTAAAGGGGACTGATAATATGGACATACTTGATACTCCTGACGTGCTACAAAAGGAAATTCAGGAATATTGACCACTTCCACAAAAGGAAACCCAAAGTCAACTCTGATTGATACTTTTTAGTCTTGAAACCTAAACAACAGTAAACATTTATAGAATAATAACTTAATATCTGATTATACATGCTAGATGTATTTTCAACTGCATTGAAATCTCTTGTTAAACAGAGTTTATAAGAGAGTTCACAAAAAATCAAACCCAATCCAAAGGTGATCAAAAAGTTCATCCATCACCAGCTGAGTAGATAACTAGATTTACAATAAAGCACACTTTAGATCCTCTAGACTTCCATTAAAATATAATATGTTGAATAAAACCATGAAGACCAACTGATTCACGGGGAAGACGTCGAACATCTAAGGGACTAAGATGAACATCAATGGAACTATATgtttttaattgattaataattTATCATACCAGCCTAATTAGGATAATGTAACAAAATAACATATTAGCTACGTAGCCTTTCAGGAAAGGGGGAAAAACCACTAGATATGTCTAAAAATAAATTCTTTCGAACAATTTGGACAAGTAAAAAAATGTATTTCAAGAAAAGCCATAATACCTCAATTACACTGTTTCTAATGCAAATTCTACCTCTTACAAAATTTGTCACCTGTATTTGGGCTGAATAACTCATTTTGAAACTTGCCAAATAAGACAATAGAACACTTACTGTAACTGAACCTTCAACAGATCCTAGTGTTTCTCAAACCCCTTTAAGAGAATCATGTAAGATAGATCTTCGTATGATAACATAAGAAATGTAAATATAAATAAGAACATATCATAATATGAATCAACATATCATCTTTGCAACTTTGAAGGAAACAGACCTGAATTTGACACGATAACACAGAACTCTGACCCAATTTTTTTTCTTATAATAAAGGTTAATATCCAAGTACAGGGGTAGGTGAGGATCGAACTCTAGCTAGCACTAGGAGCACCATTTCCCTGCTTAGGCACTCCTTGATTATCATTCCAATTAAACTAAACCTACTCACCGGCCTAAGAAAGTAATAATTGCGACTTGCAAGGCAAAGGTAACTAATTTCTGAGAGTAACAACTTCTAAAGATGTTCTTATACAAATACATGGACCATACCTTTCCAATAGGATATGCAATAGGATAGCAAATTAACATCAAAGAGCGGACAAGCCACACAAAGTTCGCTCCAACTGCAAGCCCATATCTGGTACATATGGCTTGTGGGATAATCTGCAATGGCAAGGGTAAAGTTTGTGAAGGTGTAGCAAATACTTCTACGCACAGTTGTCAAAATAATGATATGTAATAAGAGAACATACCTCCCCAAAGACAAGTACGAATGTTACTGACAGAAGAACCGCAACAACAGGATGAAAGATTCTATCTAGATATATGGGGAGAGCCTACAAGAAACGAGTTATTATGGATATGAACTCGTAAATTGCTGAAGATAAACGACACCAAGTTTATAGCACAACATATATATACTGTAAGACCTGTTATATATCAATCATCAAGTTGTCTTCTTAGTTTTTCGTAATTTCTTGAACATTAAGTTCACTTTTCCAAAAAAAAATGATACTTGGCCAAACTAATACGAAACAGGAATTCTTACTGCAGATACATATGCTGTATATGATACTCAATAACTGTTTCTTCTTGTCAATGTTCTTCTCAGATTAATATATTATACTCAAGTATCACACTACTCAAGTATCACACTGTCAACTGTAAATCATGGATTCAATGCCTCAGTTCTCAACTAAGTTACAAGAGCTAACAGTTTAATGGTGAAATATATTAAACACGTAATATTGATTTATAATTTCTATATAAAAAAGTATGTGTGCATTCACATTTTTCAGGGGATGTGTTAATAATAGCACATCTCAAGCATATATTAACAAAGTAAGATAAAATACTAAGATGCATATTTACAATTAACTACCTCCATCGAGGCCGCATTGCACAAAAGCAAGGTAACAAGAAGTTGATGTTGCTTCTGGACCACCGGAAAGATAGCAGCTGAAACAATACAATTACGAATCACATCGTGGTCATATATAATCACCATCACATAATTGCAAAATATCACGATTACCGAATCAATCAATTTCCCTAACCTAACATTTATCTTGTACTACATAAAAATAACTGATACTCGAAAACAAACCAGGTATTCCTAATAAGCAAAAAATACAAATGTAACATCACAACAACATATCGAATTACGAAATCCTCGTAACAGAAATCACAATCACTGAATCCGCTTAATTAATTACATATACAATTACCAGCTTGTTTCTTCTCAATAGAAGTACCGCTACGCTGAAGAATCTCGAGCTCAACAAGGCCAAGAGACATCAAACCTAAAGTAAGACCGGACATAATTCCGGCGAAAAGCACCAGAAAACATGAAATTCCGGCATAAACAAACCACCAAACGGATCCAAACTCAATGCTTTCAGAACTAGAACCAAATGACCTGTGCGTAGCTAAAACAGTAGCGAGTGTTACGGTGTTTATCAACGTCATCGTCGCCGGCGATTCGATCAATCGCCGGAGCGGTGAGCAAGTGAGAGAAGTAGTTGAGAAAGCAAAATGTATGTGTCTGTGTGTGTACAACAAATTCAATGAATGTATAAGTTGTGATAGCGGTGAGATTGTGTATTTCTAGATTATTTATTTTTTGGTAAATTAGATCTTCGCTTTATATTATATTATGATATGATGATATATTACGTTGTCCGTATACGGCTATTTGTATTTCGAATTGTGTGATGATAAAGCTGCTTAAACTATAAATTTTATTAAAGTTTtttaatgattttaaaattaatgTTATGGGCTCTAAGAGCTAtttataaataagaaaattaaaTTGAATAATTTACGTGAACGGATTTGATTAGTATAATTGAAGTAGAAAAATAATTGAGAAATAGATATATTGTAGTTATATTAGAATTCTTATACATGCATCTGTCGCTTGCAGGCTCAACAGTCGAAAGTCCATTAAGTCAAAGCACTAAATACGGCGCATACGTAGAAGGCCCATTATGTTAAAACCCCGAACATCAAGAGAACGGTCCGAATGTCGCAGCTTCCTCTTTTTCCACTTCAACGTTCTTCCACTTTTCAAGCATAACGGACGAATATTGATAACTGAGATTTGATTATAATTATTCAAGAAGAGCAAAAACAAGATAATTTTCTACACACTCTACattattttcttgtattctcaaACCCTTCTAAAATTCCAGATTAACTGATTTTAACACCGGAAGTGAATCAGGGGGACAATTTATCGTATTCTCTTATATTTCAGGTCAAACTGAATGGCGTCATAGGCAAGCCGAAAGACATTCGGTGGAAATACAAGGATCAATCTGAATTGCTAAGACCATGACAAACACTAATAATAAAACACCATCTAGATTTACTCGACATGATGGGGGCAACCGTCAAAACAATCGTTGGTAGATGCCGACAGAGTGCTTAGGCTGACCCCCGAGGAAGAGGCCTTACTGCTCAAGATTAGAGTCGGGAAATTGGCCATAAAAAAAAGGTAAGGAGAAGCAGAATGAACAGGTGGAAAATGGGGCCCAA
The sequence above is drawn from the Apium graveolens cultivar Ventura chromosome 2, ASM990537v1, whole genome shotgun sequence genome and encodes:
- the LOC141708538 gene encoding DUF21 domain-containing protein At4g14240-like isoform X2; translation: MTLINTVTLATVLATHRSFGSSSESIEFGSVWWFVYAGISCFLVLFAGIMSGLTLGLMSLGLVELEILQRSGTSIEKKQAAAIFPVVQKQHQLLVTLLLCNAASMEALPIYLDRIFHPVVAVLLSVTFVLVFGEIIPQAICTRYGLAVGANFVWLVRSLMLICYPIAYPIGKVLDAVLGHNDALFRRAQLKALVSIHGQAAGKGGELTHDETTIISGALDLTLKTAEEAMTPIESTFSLDVNSKIDWEAIGKILARGHSRVPVFSGNPKNIIGLLLVKSLLTVRAETETPVSAVSIRRVPRVPADMPLYDILNEFQKGSSHMAAVVKVKKQNTVSDGEVEKAFGNKVTKGKYQLTVPLLSEHDEESDNYVVDVDNVSNNALHKQTLNSQSEAVSTNVVENIEDGEVIGIITLEDVFEELLQEEIVDETDVYVDVHKRIRVAAAVAASSVARAPSSRKLIAQKGGQGKQGDSPRLHSRSSGNTNK
- the LOC141708538 gene encoding DUF21 domain-containing protein At4g14240-like isoform X1; its protein translation is MTLINTVTLATVLATHRSFGSSSESIEFGSVWWFVYAGISCFLVLFAGIMSGLTLGLMSLGLVELEILQRSGTSIEKKQAAAIFPVVQKQHQLLVTLLLCNAASMEALPIYLDRIFHPVVAVLLSVTFVLVFGEIIPQAICTRYGLAVGANFVWLVRSLMLICYPIAYPIGKVLDAVLGHNDALFRRAQLKALVSIHGQAAGKGGELTHDETTIISGALDLTLKTAEEAMTPIESTFSLDVNSKIDWEAIGKILARGHSRVPVFSGNPKNIIGLLLVKSLLTVRAETETPVSAVSIRRVPRVPADMPLYDILNEFQKGSSHMAAVVKVKKQNTVSDGEVEKAFGNKVTKGKYQLTVPLLSEHDEESDNYVVDVDNVSNNALHKQTLNSQSEAVSTNVVENIEDGEVIGIITLEDVFEELLQEEIVDETDVYVDVHKRIRVAAAVAASSVARAPSSRKLIAQKVAGGQGKQGDSPRLHSRSSGNTNK